A window of Limosilactobacillus reuteri genomic DNA:
TTAATATTTTTACCCATTGAGTCAGAGTAAGTAATTAACATTGCTTCGTTTTTGATTGGCATAATGATATCCTCCAATAATTTTAAATTTAGTTAGCTTGTTTAGAATGACGAGTTGCAAAGAAGATAATTAAGGCAATAACTATTAGCATTACCCCGTAGATTGGGAATGGAGCAGCAAGATCAAGGCCACTCATTGGACGACCGACTAACCGGTTCATCCATTCAGCAATTGTTGGTGAGAAGAAAGCTCCAAAGTTAAAGCCAATCAGTACCATTGAAGTTACTAATGGTTGACGCTTAGCAGGGGCTAAATCCGGCAACAAGTTAAAAATCAACGGAGAAACTAATTGTAGTGGGAAACCGATTAAAAGCAAACCAATTACTAACATTACAAAGTTGCCGTTTGCGAAGGCAAATAAGAAGTTCGAAATGGCCATTAACCCAAGACCAAGGTAAACAGTGTTAAAACCTAATATTTTATTAATTGATCCGTAGAATAAGCCACCAAGCGTTGCCCCAATTAACATCAAGGAAAGGAACATTGATGAACCAGTATAGCTGCTGCCCTTAATTGCAACTGCTAGGCCAGGGAAACGGTTTTCCATTCCAACATAATCTACAACCAAGAGGAAGGCAAAGAGAACAAGGAGGTAAACTACTGGACTAATCTTTTTAATTGGTTCTTCCACTTCAGTTAATTCTTCAGCAAGATCGTCTTCGGCAACGTTACTGTCTTGTGCTTTACTGTCGTCAGGAACACGAACGGCAAAGAAGAAAAGAATAACGAAAGCGAGAAGATAGACAGCAAATGATGCATGCCAACCTGCATAGCTAAGGATCAATCCAGCAATTGCAAGGGTACATGCTTGACCAATTTGTTCGGCCGCAGCACGCCAACCAAGCATTTGAGCTCGGGTTGTACCTTCATACCAAACTGAAATCATCGAAATTGCTTGAGAGTTATATAAACCAAACCCAGCTCCTAAAACTAACCGGGAAATTAAAATCGCAGTGTAATCATTAGCAAACATGGGAACAATGCCGGCAAGACCAACAATTGTAACCCCGGCCATAATAATCTTTTTATCAGAAATGTTGAACCATTGTTGAAGTAATGGTGAAAGGACAACAAAAATCATTACGGCAAACGATGGAGTTGTAACTAAATATTCTGACTGTGTCTGTGAGATTCCGAGTGCCGCCTTTAATTGCGGTAAAGAACCTTGAATGGCATAAGCACTCGTAACCATGAATGAAACTGACAGGAACGCCAATTTAGTAACAAGAGAATTTTTGTTATTCATAATTAGTAGGTACTCTTTCTATAGATATTCGATAAACGTTTATCATTACTGTACATCAATAATATACAACGAACTTTTTAAAATGTCAAACGTTTAACAAAGGTTTATTGCAAAAAATTGTAATCCATTACATTATTATTATAACGCGCTTAAAATGAAAGAATGTGAAAACGGATGATAACGCTATTTTAGTTTCTCTTTTGAATCGTTTGTGAATTATAACACATTATATTTTTATAATTTTTTTATTAAAAAAGAGGACTGTGACATAAGCCAAGTTACTTTCACAAAAGACAAACGGCGCAGTACAACAATGGCCTTCACCGCCCGATAAAACCGAACGTTGGAGGCCTATTGTTGCTTGTGGGGGCTCCCAGAGGCTAGCTTCGCGTCGAAAAACGAAGTCACAAGTGACTTCTGTCTCGCTCCCTTCAATTTAACATTTACTTAATCCACACAAAGTTTCTTGATTGCCTGAGCATAGATTTCCATTGCTTTATATATGTCTGGCAATAGCCACTGTTCATTGGCTTGATGCATATAATCTGGTGTTGTTGGTAACATTCCCCCAAAGGCAACACAATTATTCATCGTTCGGGCAAATGTTGCTCCACCGGAAATTTGTGGTTCAGCATCAACATCCCCAGTTTGTTCTTTATAAACTTTCATCAAAGTTCGCACTAATTTACTGTCTTTTGGAACGTACAGTGGTGCTAAATAATCAAAATGAACATACTTCAAATCGTAAGTTGCTACCTGCTCACTTAGTTTTGCTAGCAAATTATCGCGATCGATCGTTACGGGAATTCGTAAATCAATTTGCATTCTCGTTTCATTTTCATTAATCTCAAGACTAGAAATATTGAAAGTTAATTGTCCAGACTCGTCGCGAACATCGCCAAGAACATTACTTCCAGTTGCATCTTCCTTAAACAACTGACCAATAAAATCGAGTGGCTTAAAATCAAAAACATCATCAAGCGCAATCGCTAACCGCAAAACAGCATTCGTTCCTTCGAGTGCCATCATCGCATGAACGGACTTACCAATAACAGTAATTGAATTACCATCACTTGTATATTCAAAGCCATGCCTATCTAAAGCAGCCTTCACTTCGTCCTGCTTTGGGCCATCGTACACTGTACTATCGGGAACGGCATTAAACGCATTTTGCAAGTTGAGCTTTAATTGATCTGTTCCTGGGCCAACGATATAAGATTGTTGCAACCCCTTTTCAGCATAAATTAATGGAAACTCAGCATCCGGAGAAATCCCACTATCAATTGGTGCTTCCTTTTTATTGTATTCAGCAATTCCGCGCCATAGGATTTCTTCATCCGTTCCATAAATAAAACGAATTCGTTGATTAAATTGATATCCTTGATCCATTAATGCTTTAACAGCATATAAAGCTGCAATCCCTGGACCTTTATCATCTTGTGATCCTCGGCCATAAACTGCATCATTGATTACTGTGCCTTTAAATGGATTATGTTTCCATTTGCCTAAATCGCCAGCAGGAACCGTGTCAAGGTGACAAATTACACCAAAAATTTTGTCCCCACTGCCAACTTCCGCGTAGCCATAATACCCGTCTGGATCTTCATAGGTCTTAAAACCTAATTCATCACAAATCTTCATCATTTCATCGAGGGCGTTACGAATTCCTTTACCAAATGGTGCGCCTTCTTCTGCTGGTTGATTATATGATGGAACAGAAATTAGTCGTTCTAAAGTTTTAACAGCAGCTTTTTGTTCATCTTCTGTAATAATTTTATCCATTCAAATCTCCTCCTAGAGCAAGGCAGCAATTCCTAAGAACAAGCAAGTAGCAATAAAGAGATAAATCATTAATTTCAGCATCCACTTCCACCAAATGCCAACATTAATATGAGCAATCGCTAATGCTCCCATCACAACTCCTGAAGTGGGGGTAATAAGGTTAACCCAACCTGAAGCTGCCTGATAGGCAGTAATAACAAGACTACCTGAAACATGCGCGAAATGCCCCATTGGTCCGATAATTCCCATTGTTGCCGCAGCTAAACCGGATGTTGATGGGATTAAAAATGACATTGGAATATAGAAAATATAAGTTAAAATAATAAAGATCGTTTGTGATAATCCATGAAGGCCTAATTCGCCCCAGTGAAGAACTGTCCCAGTGATCATTCCATTATTCATTATTACTTGAATTCCCCGTGCAACTGCCACAATAATTGCAACACTCAAGAAATCTCCCATTCCTGACATAAAGGCATCAATAAATTCGCTTTCCTTCATATGGTAAACAGCCATAATCAAGACCGACATGAACAGGAAAAGCATGGTAATTTCGTTAAAGTACCATGTTCCCAGCGGTGCCATATCATGACCTAATAAATCACCTAGAAATGGAATATTAACTAACCACTTTGTAAATTTATCAAAGAATGTCCAATGACTATTAAGGTTTGACCATGGGATTAGTCCTAGAATCATCACAACAAAAGTAATCCCGAATAGCCAAATAATTGTCTTTTGGCGGCCAGTCATCTTATGGTCGTCATTAGGGTCAGCCTTGACTAAAAAGTGCTTTTCATCTTCTGCTCGTTGATTGTAAACCAATGATTTAGTTGGATCTTTTTCAATTACCGATGCATAGTGGTAAACATAAATAATACTAATCGTTATCGTAATAATTAAAAGAATTACCCGGGAAACTAAGCCATCACCGGGAGAAATATTTAATGTTTGAGAAGCTACTCCTGTGGCAAAGGGGTTAACAGTTGATGCTAAACAACCAACTTGGCTTCCCACTAAAGCAATCGCAACCGCTACAATTGAATCAAAGCCAACGCCCATCATCACGGGAATCAAGAGTGGATAGAACGCAATTGTTTCTTCTCCCATTCCATATGTTGATCCACCAAGAGCAAACAGAAGCATTAAAATTGGAATCAATTGTTTTTCTCGTCCCTTATACCGGCGAACGATTGACCCGATCCCTTCGTTTAATGCATTTGTCTTATTAACCACTCCTAGGAATCCACCGATAACAAGAATAAATAGTGATACTGAGATAGCTCCATCTGTCTTTTTATCACCGACCATCCCGATAACAGGGGCCATAAAGACGTCCCAAATTCCTTGGGGTTTATTTGTTACTGCCTTATATGTACCAGATATAATATTGCCAGCTTTATCTGTTTCATATGTCCCTGCTGGAATAATCCACGTTAAAATTGCAATTAAAATAATAATTAAGAATAAAATCGTAAACGCAGAAGGCATATGAAAATGATGCTTTTTCTTCGTTTGTGTTTCCTGCACAATAACCGCCTCTTTTGTAAAATTAGTATCAATTTTATTTTAATTCAGTTTGAAAGCGGCTTCAACTAAATCTAAGAATTATCCTTAAAGAATGCTATAATTGCCTTGTAGTAATTTTAAGGAGGATAAAACTAATGGTAATGAATCCCAATAAAGCGCAAGACGTTTGGAAAGACGCCGGTGAACATGTCCAATTTACCGTACTAGAATTAAAGCGAGAAAATCAAGCAAGGGAACAAGAAGCAATTCAAGAATTTGTTGAACGTTTCCAAGCAATTACCCGATCCATGCGTATTCGAGATAATAAAGGTAACCTTAAAGTTTCTTTAGGCTTTAGCAACGATGCGTGGGACTATCTTTTTCCTAACGCGCCTAAACCCAAAGAATTAGAAACTTACCAAACATTAACCGGGCCGAAATACAAAATGCCTGCCGCAAAAGGAGATATCTTCCTCCATATTCGTGCAAATGATGAAGCTGCAGTTTACGAATTCATGGCCCAAGTAATGCTCTTCATTAGAGATATTACTACTGTTATTGATGAAACAAAGGGCTTCCGCTATTTTGAAGGTCGGGCCATTATTGGCTTTATTGATGGAACTGAAAATCCAGAACCACAGGATGCTGCTGAATACGCCATTATTGGGGATGAAGATACTACGTTTGAAAATGGTTCCTATGCCTTTGCACAAAAATGGCGACATAACATGGACATTTGGAATAAGCTAACTACTGAAACACAAGAAAAAGCTGTCGGGCGAAAGAAGTTTTCTGACTTAGAATTAAGTGAAAAGGAAAAGTTTAAGAACGCTCACAATGTTGCTTCTCAAGCTGAAATTGATGGTGTTGAACAGAAGATTGTTCGCATGAATGTTCCATATTCAGATCCTGCCGCTGATAATACCGGAACTTTCTTTATCGGTTATTCACGGCATTGGACTGTAACTAAGAAGATGCTTGAAAATATGCTTGAGCAAAACGATTATCTCCTAACCTTCTCTGATATTTTAGGTGGTCAACTCTTCTTTATTCCTTCGCGCCCTATGTTGGATCAAATTGCCGAGGGTGAATTTAAATGTTAGTGTAAGATTTTCATAGGTTGGATGAATAATTCATCTGGTCGTGGAAATCTTTTTTGTAGACCAATTTACTTATTTACAAAAAAAGAAAAGACCAGTAGCCTGGCTATAATGCCCTCTGAGTATACAGATGAAATAGAAAATTCATCTTATACTCGGAGGGCTTTTTCTATGGGAAGAAAATCTAAATACTCAGCAGAGGAAAAACTCTTAATCCTCAATGAAGTTTTACGAAATGGAATCCATAAGGTAATAACTAAGTACAAGATTAGCCAAAAAACTATCAGGCGGTGGAGTCTTCTATACAAGTATCAGGGAATGCCAGGACTTCAAACAAGTCATCATAATCAAAGCTACTCTAAAGAATTTAAAAACTCATTGGTTGAACAATATCAACAAACAGATGAGGCATTAGATTTATTTGCGATAAAACACGGTTTACGATCTCAAAGGCAACTAGAACAATGGATTATCCGGTATAATGAATCTAACTTAAAGGCCTATACGCCAAGAAAGCGAGATTCAAAAATGAGTGGACGAAAGACTGACTTTGAAGAACGACTTACTATCATTGAAGAGTTGATTAAGCATGATGTGAACTACAATTGGGCAGTTGAAAAGTACCATATTAGTTACCAACAAGTTTATGGCTGGTATCAAAAGTATCGCAAAAGCGGTAATGACCCAGAATCACTTCGTGATCGCCGAGGCAAAGCTAAGCCAGAAGAGAAGTGGACGGAAGTTGACCGACTCAAGGCAGAAAATCGCTTATTAAGGGCTCAGCTAGAAAAGCAAGAGATGGAGATTGCGTTCGCAAAAAAATTAACAGAAATACGCAATCGGGAGGTGGAAAAGGACTCCGGTACCAAGCCATCAAAGAACTAAATCAAGAAAATGGATGGTCAATTAGCCAGTTGTGTAAAATAGCTGATTCTTCGCGAGATGGTTATTACAAATGGCTCAATCGAAAGCCAAGTCGATATCATAATGAGCAAGCAGAGTTACTTGAAGCGATTGTAGAGTTAGAAGAAGAACATAATTGGACGCTGGGATATTTAGCGATGACTACACAGTTAAGCTTTGAAAACCGTTTAAGCTTTACCGCTGGATTAAAACGAATAACTAATTGCATGCGTAAGCATGGAATTAGAGCAAATATTAGGAAGAAGAAGCGCAATCGAATTCAACGCCATGAAGAATACATCAATGACAACTTATTGCAGGGACAATTCGACCGTGAAACTAAAAATGAAGTGTGGGTTACCGACACAACGGAAGTTGCCTACGGCGAACACACACTTCATAAAGTACGAGTACACGTTATTTTAGATTTATATGGTCGTTACGCTTTAAGCTACAATATTTCAGACACAGAAACTTCATCAGCAGTAATTGAAACCTTTAATCGTGCTTTTACGGTTGAACCTGATGCGCAACCAATGGTCCATACTGACCGCGGATCAGCTTACTGCTCAAGTATGTTCAACGACTACTTAGCCTCTAAAAATTGTATTCATAGTATGTCACACCCCGGTCATCCTTGGGAAAACTCCCCCATAGAGCGTTGGTGGAATGACTTCAAGCTAATCTGGATTAACAAACATAATCGTCCTAAGACGCTAGCAGAGCTAGAACAGTTCGTCAAAGGAGCCATTGAATACTTTAATACCAAACGCGCTTACACAAGCAAAAACGGCTTGACCGCGGAACAATTCCGCAATCAAGCCTCCTAAAATTTTTATCTATTTGATCTGTATACTTGACGGGACATAGTGCCCCTTTAGTGTGTCGAATACTAAGCAAAGGCAGGTCTTTCCTCATGGATATTTTAACAGAAATCTAGCAGAATTTGGTGAAATCAGGCAGTTTATTTGAAGCTGAACAGATTATTTTAAAAGGTGTATTGGAGTTAGGACAAGTAATCATGCAAAACTTTTTGGAAAGCTTAGATCGAAGCTTAAAGTCCCAAGCTCCAGCGAACTATCAAGTAATCAATAAACAGCCACGGACGCTTAATTTTATCTTTGGCCCGGTGACTTTTCAACGACGGTATTATCAGGCAGGGACAAAGAAACGTGAATTTTACTTAGACCAACAATTAAAAATTAAACCACGTCGTCGTTTATCGCCACACTACTTAATGATGATGGCTAAGATTGCCCAAACAACTACAATGCGCAATACTGCCGACATTTTGAACCTTGTATTTGACAGCGGAATTACTGCCGATTCGGTAATGCACGCCGTGCATGAGTTAGGAAATCAGGTAGCTAAACAAACTCAAGCAAAAGAACACCAAGCTACTCCTCGCCATATGCCTAAAAATTTAACTATTGAGGGTGATGCCTTTATGATTAAAGGTAAAAAAGAAGCAGGTCAGCTGACTCTTGTGCACCATTATCGGGTTTATGAGCGAGTAGCTAATCAAATCATTAATCGGCATGACTTTCTCAGTGTTGGGCACCAAGGACGGCTTGAAGCACGACTAAGTGATTATTTAGACCGCCATTATAAGCTTGCCGGTCAAACGATCTTTTTGGCCAGTGACGCTGGCCAGGTTACGAACCAGCTAAGCTATTAAGTCTAGTTCCTCAAGGTGCACATGGTGAATACTTTCTCGACCGCTATCATTGTTTACAGAAAATTGAACATACTTTAGGCCGGCACAACGAATTAGCCATGCGAGCAATTAAAGCCGTTCGTCATCATGATCAAGCAGAGCTAACAATAATTTTAGATACTTATGAATCACAAAACCTAACGGAAAAACAAGCAGACGACCTAATGCGTTTAAGAAAGTATCTACAGCGAAATTGGCGGTATATCCTCTCACCACAAATGCGTGGATTTAAGGATATTCATTTAATTGGTTCAGTCGAAAGTTCTCACCGGGCTTTTACTTACCGGATGAAGAAACAGGGCAAGTCATGGACTAAGCAGGGGGCTAAAGCCATGATTGGTTTAATTGAAGCCCGAATGAATGGTGAACTGCAAGCTAGTTTAAATACAATCCTAGAACAATTAACAGTTCTTCCTCGAGTGGCTCAAACCAGCCTATTACAGGAAATGCATATTCGAACTGGAGAGTTTCTAAGAAAGGCACCGACAAAGCCGTCAATTGGAGCAGTACAAGGAATAATTCCGATTAACACGGTCACAAGTAGACCAATGGGACAACTTTTTAAGGCACTAACCCACTAAAACTGTATATTTAAAGGCTACCTATGAAAACTTGACAGATACAATTAAATTAGTTGGTTGACAACTTGAGAGCAAATTGCTATATTATCAGTAGCAAATTTTAGGAGGGATCTTCCATTGAAATTTTAATTCTACACAATTTAATGTATCTGGAACTGTGGATTCACGCAGGAAGGTACTACGGGTAGAATTATTTTTTAATGATTGATCAATAAGTGAGCACTAATGGGCCAATACCATTAGTTTAAAAGTCTACCTGTAGAGGTAGGCTTTTTTGTTACCTTTTCCGCAATCAACGAAAGGGTGATTTTTTATGGAACCAATTACGATAAATAATTTAACTTTTGCTTATCCGGGGCAAGAACCGCTTTTTAATCATTGCGAGCTCAATATTAGCAGCAATTGGAAGTTGGGCCTTCTTGGGCGAAATGGTCGTGGCAAAACCACATTACTCAAAATCTTGCAAAAACAACTTTCCTTTCAAGGAAGTATTCAAACCAATCTTAAATTTAACTATTATCCATTAGTAATTCGCGAACCGGACGATTATACACTGAATGTCCTTATGAGAAGTGGCTATCAAGGTGAACAATGGCAAATCGAACGAGAATTAAATTTGATGGCAACTTCTCCAGAATTACTCTGGCAACCTTTCAGTAGTCTTAGCGGTGGCGAACAAACGCGCATAATGCTAGCAACTCTTTTTGCCCAAGATGGATATTTCCCTCTGCTTGATGAACCTACTAATCACCTTGATCAGGATGGTCGAAAACAAATTGCTCAATATCTAAAAGCGAAGAAAACTGGCTTTATTATTACTAGCCATGACCGGGATTTTCTCGACCAAGTCATTGATCATTCATTAGTAATTGAACAACACCAGCTTGTTTTAACTCGTGGAAATTACAGTGATTATTTTGTTCATAAGGAGCAACGAGATTCTGCGGCCATCAAGAAAAACGAAAATTTATTAAAAGATATTCATCATTTAAAGCAAACACGTCAAGCAAAATCTCAATGGGCTCAACAAGCAGAAAATGAAAAGAAGAATAATTCGCATGCAGATAAAGGCTTTATTGGTGCCAAAGCTGCAAAAATGATGAAAAAAGCAACCATAATGAAAGGAGGCTTAGATACTGCAATTGATGAACGAAAAGGGCTGTTAAAAGAAATTGAAAAAGTTGTTCCGCTAACAATTAATGTCCTCCCCACTAATCATCAACCATTATTAAGCATTAATAATCTAACGTTATCATATCCAACTAAACAACTCTGCTCTAATATCACTACAACCATTGAAAAAAATGACCAGATCCTACTCTGTGGTAATAATGGTACTGGAAAATCTAGTATTATTAATGCAATCATCGGGACATTCAGTGGCAAACAAAGCGGAGAAATACTTTTTAGCAGTGCCCTTAAAATTAGCACAGTACGTCAAGATTATTCTGATAATCATGGAAGTTTACGTAGTTTTGCATCTTCTTCTAAAATTAACCACGATCAATTTCTTAACCTTCTTCGTAAATTAGGAATGGAACGAGCTACTTTTAATGTTCCGATTGAAGAAATGAGTATGGGACAACAAAAGAAGGTTGAACTAGCACGGTCATTAGCTGAACCCGCTCACCTTTATTTATGGGATGAGCCGCTAAATTATCTTGATACCTATAATCAGCAACAACTAATTCAGTTAATTCAAGAAAAGCGACCACCAATGCTAATGTTGAGCACGATCAAAACTTCATTAAGCAAATTGCTACAAAGAAAATTGAAATTTAATATTTCCTGGGAAATAATCAAATTTACAAAGTTAGTGTTAAAAAGGAGCTTCACGCGACAAAATAATAGTCGTTTGAAGCTCCATAATCATTAGCTAAATTAAGTTCAATTCAGTTAACCACTCAAGAAATAGTGGGAACCACTTTCTCATATGCGTATCTATCCGATCATTATTGACAATCCCAGTATATTCGTTAGCTAACGCGATTCCATGTCCCCCGGTGCCAAATTCATGTAATTCATATGAAACATTATTCTTAATTAACGCATCGGCATATACTTGGAGGTGATCAACAAAGGGAGTCAGTTCATCTTTTGCCGATCCCCACATAAAGGTTGGTGGTGTTTGCGGATTTACCAATTTCGCTACATTCTCTGTTGTAACCCCCATGCGTTCATCAATCAAGGGTTGAATAACAGGATATCCTAATGCGGCAAATCTAGCGTGTGTTAGTTTTTCGTTACTATATGCAGCAGCAATTTGGCCTCCTGCAGAAAATCCAATAATCCCCAACCGATCAGCGTCAACATCTAATTCAGCTGCATGGTTGACGATATATTCAAATGCTTGGTGAACCGCTATTTTGGCTTCTTTATAATTCTTATGCTCAACTACCGGATATCGTACAACAAATGTTTGCCATGCATGTGTTACAAACGTTAATGCCACCCGTTCAGAATCTCGTTCCATAATCTGGTTATAACTGCCTCCTGGCAAAATAACAAGGCCGGGTAAAGCTTTATCAGTATTACTATGATAAATATCTAGAGACGAATATGGTTGATCTAAGTTAACACTTTTAATTTCCATTTTCTTACCTCATTTTGATTTTCCTAAATGTTAAAATTACAAAGAATAGTATAACCTTAATGTGAGATAAACGATACAATTAAACAATTTATTATTAATTTCTAAATTCCCTCTTGTTTATCACGACACATTTGTTAAAGTGGTAAGGTATCAATTATTATTTGGGGGTTAGAAAATCTAATGAGTATTATGAAGACTAGGTCATTCTGGATCGCTGCCATT
This region includes:
- a CDS encoding dipeptidase; translated protein: MDKIITEDEQKAAVKTLERLISVPSYNQPAEEGAPFGKGIRNALDEMMKICDELGFKTYEDPDGYYGYAEVGSGDKIFGVICHLDTVPAGDLGKWKHNPFKGTVINDAVYGRGSQDDKGPGIAALYAVKALMDQGYQFNQRIRFIYGTDEEILWRGIAEYNKKEAPIDSGISPDAEFPLIYAEKGLQQSYIVGPGTDQLKLNLQNAFNAVPDSTVYDGPKQDEVKAALDRHGFEYTSDGNSITVIGKSVHAMMALEGTNAVLRLAIALDDVFDFKPLDFIGQLFKEDATGSNVLGDVRDESGQLTFNISSLEINENETRMQIDLRIPVTIDRDNLLAKLSEQVATYDLKYVHFDYLAPLYVPKDSKLVRTLMKVYKEQTGDVDAEPQISGGATFARTMNNCVAFGGMLPTTPDYMHQANEQWLLPDIYKAMEIYAQAIKKLCVD
- a CDS encoding YfcC family protein, whose protein sequence is MQETQTKKKHHFHMPSAFTILFLIIILIAILTWIIPAGTYETDKAGNIISGTYKAVTNKPQGIWDVFMAPVIGMVGDKKTDGAISVSLFILVIGGFLGVVNKTNALNEGIGSIVRRYKGREKQLIPILMLLFALGGSTYGMGEETIAFYPLLIPVMMGVGFDSIVAVAIALVGSQVGCLASTVNPFATGVASQTLNISPGDGLVSRVILLIITITISIIYVYHYASVIEKDPTKSLVYNQRAEDEKHFLVKADPNDDHKMTGRQKTIIWLFGITFVVMILGLIPWSNLNSHWTFFDKFTKWLVNIPFLGDLLGHDMAPLGTWYFNEITMLFLFMSVLIMAVYHMKESEFIDAFMSGMGDFLSVAIIVAVARGIQVIMNNGMITGTVLHWGELGLHGLSQTIFIILTYIFYIPMSFLIPSTSGLAAATMGIIGPMGHFAHVSGSLVITAYQAASGWVNLITPTSGVVMGALAIAHINVGIWWKWMLKLMIYLFIATCLFLGIAALL
- a CDS encoding MFS transporter; translated protein: MNNKNSLVTKLAFLSVSFMVTSAYAIQGSLPQLKAALGISQTQSEYLVTTPSFAVMIFVVLSPLLQQWFNISDKKIIMAGVTIVGLAGIVPMFANDYTAILISRLVLGAGFGLYNSQAISMISVWYEGTTRAQMLGWRAAAEQIGQACTLAIAGLILSYAGWHASFAVYLLAFVILFFFAVRVPDDSKAQDSNVAEDDLAEELTEVEEPIKKISPVVYLLVLFAFLLVVDYVGMENRFPGLAVAIKGSSYTGSSMFLSLMLIGATLGGLFYGSINKILGFNTVYLGLGLMAISNFLFAFANGNFVMLVIGLLLIGFPLQLVSPLIFNLLPDLAPAKRQPLVTSMVLIGFNFGAFFSPTIAEWMNRLVGRPMSGLDLAAPFPIYGVMLIVIALIIFFATRHSKQAN
- a CDS encoding alpha/beta hydrolase, which encodes MEIKSVNLDQPYSSLDIYHSNTDKALPGLVILPGGSYNQIMERDSERVALTFVTHAWQTFVVRYPVVEHKNYKEAKIAVHQAFEYIVNHAAELDVDADRLGIIGFSAGGQIAAAYSNEKLTHARFAALGYPVIQPLIDERMGVTTENVAKLVNPQTPPTFMWGSAKDELTPFVDHLQVYADALIKNNVSYELHEFGTGGHGIALANEYTGIVNNDRIDTHMRKWFPLFLEWLTELNLI
- a CDS encoding IS3 family transposase; its protein translation is MNRNTQSGGGKGLRYQAIKELNQENGWSISQLCKIADSSRDGYYKWLNRKPSRYHNEQAELLEAIVELEEEHNWTLGYLAMTTQLSFENRLSFTAGLKRITNCMRKHGIRANIRKKKRNRIQRHEEYINDNLLQGQFDRETKNEVWVTDTTEVAYGEHTLHKVRVHVILDLYGRYALSYNISDTETSSAVIETFNRAFTVEPDAQPMVHTDRGSAYCSSMFNDYLASKNCIHSMSHPGHPWENSPIERWWNDFKLIWINKHNRPKTLAELEQFVKGAIEYFNTKRAYTSKNGLTAEQFRNQAS
- a CDS encoding helix-turn-helix domain-containing protein, whose amino-acid sequence is MGRKSKYSAEEKLLILNEVLRNGIHKVITKYKISQKTIRRWSLLYKYQGMPGLQTSHHNQSYSKEFKNSLVEQYQQTDEALDLFAIKHGLRSQRQLEQWIIRYNESNLKAYTPRKRDSKMSGRKTDFEERLTIIEELIKHDVNYNWAVEKYHISYQQVYGWYQKYRKSGNDPESLRDRRGKAKPEEKWTEVDRLKAENRLLRAQLEKQEMEIAFAKKLTEIRNREVEKDSGTKPSKN
- a CDS encoding ATP-binding cassette domain-containing protein encodes the protein MEPITINNLTFAYPGQEPLFNHCELNISSNWKLGLLGRNGRGKTTLLKILQKQLSFQGSIQTNLKFNYYPLVIREPDDYTLNVLMRSGYQGEQWQIERELNLMATSPELLWQPFSSLSGGEQTRIMLATLFAQDGYFPLLDEPTNHLDQDGRKQIAQYLKAKKTGFIITSHDRDFLDQVIDHSLVIEQHQLVLTRGNYSDYFVHKEQRDSAAIKKNENLLKDIHHLKQTRQAKSQWAQQAENEKKNNSHADKGFIGAKAAKMMKKATIMKGGLDTAIDERKGLLKEIEKVVPLTINVLPTNHQPLLSINNLTLSYPTKQLCSNITTTIEKNDQILLCGNNGTGKSSIINAIIGTFSGKQSGEILFSSALKISTVRQDYSDNHGSLRSFASSSKINHDQFLNLLRKLGMERATFNVPIEEMSMGQQKKVELARSLAEPAHLYLWDEPLNYLDTYNQQQLIQLIQEKRPPMLMLSTIKTSLSKLLQRKLKFNISWEIIKFTKLVLKRSFTRQNNSRLKLHNH
- a CDS encoding Dyp-type peroxidase → MVMNPNKAQDVWKDAGEHVQFTVLELKRENQAREQEAIQEFVERFQAITRSMRIRDNKGNLKVSLGFSNDAWDYLFPNAPKPKELETYQTLTGPKYKMPAAKGDIFLHIRANDEAAVYEFMAQVMLFIRDITTVIDETKGFRYFEGRAIIGFIDGTENPEPQDAAEYAIIGDEDTTFENGSYAFAQKWRHNMDIWNKLTTETQEKAVGRKKFSDLELSEKEKFKNAHNVASQAEIDGVEQKIVRMNVPYSDPAADNTGTFFIGYSRHWTVTKKMLENMLEQNDYLLTFSDILGGQLFFIPSRPMLDQIAEGEFKC